The nucleotide sequence CAGTAACAGAAAGCCACCACCGAGACCGACGAGAATTAAAGAAAAACAGACCAGGGCGGTTGAGAAGATTTCTCCAGTCATCTATTGCATCTCCATTTATGATAATTAAGGCTTATTGTATCGGATTGTTGACACCCCGATAGAAGTTTGAACCCCTAACCTAATCTATGTTTATGTTCAATTTTGCTGAACTGGGACGTTTCTTTTTTGAAGGGATAAATGTTTACCCCAATATTTCCTATCGTCAAATCAATGATGTAACGGTTTTTCTGGATATCTATCAACCTAAAAACTTAACGGGAAAAAATAAAACCTTAGTTGCTATTCATGGAGGGGGGTGGATATCAGGAAATAAGGAAGAAATTGTCCCACAATTGATTCCATTTTTAACTCAAGGATGGTCTATAGTTAATGTAGAATATCGTTTAGGGGCTGTAGCTTTAGCTCCGGCGGCGGTTGAAGATGTTTGTTGTGCATTACGCTGGGTTTTTTCCCATGCTGATGAATATCAATTTGACTGTAATAAAATTGTTGTGATTGGCGGTTCTGCCGGAGGACATTTAGCAACTTTATGTAGTATTTTACCTAATTCTGCTGGATTCGATAGATTGACTGAAATCTCTGATTACAATCACTCTGAAAACTTACCCGAACTAAAGGTTGCTGCCATTATTAATTTGTTTGGGATTATGGATGTTAACGATATTCTAAGGGGGATTAATCGCAAAGATTATGCAGTTCTTTGGTTTGGACAACAACCCAATATAGAGGAATTAGCAACTCAAATTTCCCCGATTAATTATGTTCGCTCTGGATTACCCCCTGTATTAACAATTCATGGGAATCAAGATGAGTTAGTTCCCTATCAACAAGCAGTTAAAATGCACCAAAAGTTAGATGACTTTAGGGTTCCTAATCAATTATTAACCTTAACAGGGGCAGGACATGGCAACTTTTCCCCAGAACAAGCTTATTTAATCTATCAAACTATTCAAGACTTTTTGCAA is from Planktothrix sp. FACHB-1365 and encodes:
- the petM gene encoding cytochrome b6-f complex subunit PetM — encoded protein: MTGEIFSTALVCFSLILVGLGGGFLLLKIQGGE
- a CDS encoding alpha/beta hydrolase, with protein sequence MFNFAELGRFFFEGINVYPNISYRQINDVTVFLDIYQPKNLTGKNKTLVAIHGGGWISGNKEEIVPQLIPFLTQGWSIVNVEYRLGAVALAPAAVEDVCCALRWVFSHADEYQFDCNKIVVIGGSAGGHLATLCSILPNSAGFDRLTEISDYNHSENLPELKVAAIINLFGIMDVNDILRGINRKDYAVLWFGQQPNIEELATQISPINYVRSGLPPVLTIHGNQDELVPYQQAVKMHQKLDDFRVPNQLLTLTGAGHGNFSPEQAYLIYQTIQDFLQTYQLS